One Keratinibaculum paraultunense genomic window carries:
- a CDS encoding NAD/NADP-dependent octopine/nopaline dehydrogenase family protein, whose product MKIGIYGASTQSGKAFLADFLLKGYNVYGYARSSQRGLEFINEVNKNNGIMLERPDDIIGEKSQFIELKNSKVGNDLEKLIDYSDIIVISHPSHYVEETVTKLKEAGMVEKRIPLVLGCSRTLTPPYIWSILGMDYPVVCFSTLPYSSKSLSPGSVLIKRRKKNLVASLEGEFKDEDIDLIKQIFPQVLYNQIPASTSLGNIGAVFHVAPYVLNYEEIKEYERKGKAYSFYMQGIAEKSDVGKCIEAIDQTRLNIAYYLNLSVFGCSFSPREERWKEIMNKIRKAQLEENIDNIANLKTLKQDYLKEISTAVFSAQHWLDITYDVRRIEGESICSAIRRTPTYQKMSVPQKRYVEEDIPTGLVPLEALAKRFNINHDEITYIIDLYDEKFNVDSRAKGRNLEKFETEFLVKYLTGGLFKHAPI is encoded by the coding sequence ATGAAGATAGGTATATATGGAGCAAGTACACAAAGTGGAAAAGCATTTTTAGCAGATTTTCTTTTAAAGGGGTACAATGTCTATGGATATGCTAGATCTTCACAGCGAGGATTGGAATTTATAAATGAAGTAAATAAGAATAATGGGATTATGCTAGAAAGACCAGATGATATTATAGGAGAAAAATCCCAATTTATTGAACTTAAAAATAGCAAAGTAGGAAATGATTTAGAAAAATTAATTGATTATTCAGATATTATTGTTATTTCTCATCCTTCACACTATGTTGAGGAAACAGTTACAAAACTTAAAGAAGCAGGAATGGTAGAAAAAAGAATTCCATTAGTATTAGGTTGTAGTAGAACATTGACTCCTCCATATATTTGGAGTATTTTAGGGATGGATTATCCTGTTGTTTGTTTTTCGACATTACCTTATTCATCTAAATCTTTATCACCAGGTAGCGTACTTATTAAAAGAAGAAAAAAGAATTTGGTAGCTTCTCTAGAAGGGGAGTTTAAAGATGAAGATATTGATTTAATTAAACAAATTTTCCCACAAGTTTTATATAACCAAATTCCTGCTAGTACATCATTAGGCAATATAGGTGCAGTATTCCATGTAGCACCTTATGTATTAAATTATGAAGAAATAAAAGAATACGAAAGAAAAGGGAAGGCTTATTCCTTTTATATGCAAGGAATAGCTGAAAAGAGTGATGTAGGAAAGTGTATAGAAGCAATAGATCAAACTAGACTTAATATTGCATACTACTTGAATTTATCAGTTTTTGGATGTTCATTTTCTCCACGTGAAGAAAGATGGAAAGAAATAATGAATAAGATTAGAAAAGCTCAATTAGAAGAAAATATAGATAATATAGCAAATTTAAAGACTTTAAAACAAGATTATTTAAAAGAAATTAGTACTGCTGTTTTTTCAGCACAACATTGGTTAGATATAACTTATGATGTTAGAAGAATAGAAGGAGAATCTATATGTTCTGCTATTAGACGAACTCCAACGTATCAAAAAATGTCGGTGCCTCAAAAAAGATATGTTGAAGAAGACATTCCAACAGGACTTGTTCCATTAGAAGCTTTGGCAAAAAGGTTTAATATTAATCATGATGAAATAACTTATATCATAGATCTTTATGATGAAAAATTTAATGTTGACTCTAGAGCAAAAGGAAGAAATCTTGAAAAATTTGAAACAGAATTTTTAGTTAAATATTTAACAGGAGGATTATTTAAACATGCTCCTATTTGA